GACACGCAGGCGCGGATCGAGCGTGTGACGGTCGCGGCCTGCGCCGCGCTCGGACTGACGGAGGGGCCCATCCACGCCGAGCTCCGCGTAAACGAGGCGGGCCCGTGGGTGCTCGAGGTCGCGCCGCGCTCGATCGGCGGCCTCTGCTCACGCACGCTCCGCTTCGGGACGGGCATGACGCTCGAGGAGCTGATCCTCCGTCACGCGCTCGGCTGGAAGATCGAATCGCTCGAGCGCGAGCGCCGCGCCGCGGGCGTGATGATGATCCCGATCCCCCGCGCGGGCCGCCTCGCCGAGGTGCGCGGCCGCGACGCCGCCGCCGCGGTCCCGGACGTCGAGGAGGTCACGCTGACCGCGCACCTGGGCCAGGAGCTCACGCCGCTGCCCGAGGGCTGGCAGTACCTGGGCTTCATCTTCGCGCGCGCGGAGACGCCCGAGGCGGTCGAGCGCGCGCTCCGCGCCGCGCACGCCCGCCTGGCGTTCGACATTGCGTAAGCGTCCGGCGAGGCGGAACGCCGCGCCCGCGCGTCCCCGCGTCCGCGCCGGCGCCGCGCCCGCCGGCGTCGACATCGGCCAGCTCCTCACGCGCTCGCTCGACCCCGACGTGATCGCGCAGCGGGTCGCCGACGCGCTCGTGACGCTGTTCCACGCGCGCTCGGCGGGCGTCTACGGCCTCGACCCGCGGTCCGGCGCCCTCGTGTCCGTCGCGATCGCGCCGCCGCGTGCCCGCGACGCCGGCCAGCCCGCGAGCTTCCCGTCCGGCGCGGGCGCGGTCGGGCTCGCGCTCCGTGAGGGCGGGCCGATCGTAACGCGCAATCTCCTCACCGACGCGCGCCTCGTCTACCCGCCCGACATGCGGGCGAGCCTCGCCGCGAGCCCGAACCGCGCCCTCCTCGCCGTGCCGCTCCTGATCGGCGGCCGGCCGATCGGCGCCCTCTCGATCGCCGACGTCGAGGGCCGGACCTTCGACGCGTCCGAGATCGCGCTGGCGGGCGCCTTCGCCGACCAGGCGGCGGTCGCGCTCGAGAACGCGCAGATCTACCAGCGCGCCGAGGAGCGCAGCCGGCGGCTCACGAGCCTCGCCGCGCTCACGCGCCTCGTCACCTCGGCGACCACGAGCGGCGAGGTCTTCCGCGGCGTCGCCGAGGCCGCGACGGTGCTCCTCAAAGCGCGGATGACCTGGGTCTTCGTGGACGACCCGGCCCGCGGGGTGCTCCGCCCGGACGCGAGCTTCGGCGTCTCGCCGGAGGAGGCCGCGCTCATGGCCGGCTTCGCGCCGGCCTACGGCCAAGGCGTCGCCGGCGCCGTCTTCGCCTCGCGCCGGGCCGAGTTCATCCAGGACGTCCAGCGCGACCCGCGCTGGCTGAACCGGACGCTCGTGGAGAACGGCGGCCTGCACGCGTGCGCGGCGATCCCGCTGCTGACGCGGGAGCGGGCCGCCGGCGTGCTCATCGTCCTCTTCGGCCGGCGTGCCGACATCACGCAGGAGGAGCAGGAGCTGGCCAGCCTGCTCGCCGACCAGGCCGCGATCGCGATCCAGAACGCCCGCCTCTACGAGGAGGCCGAGCGGCAGCGCCGCGAGACCGAGTTCAGCGCCGAGATCGCGCGGGCGATCAGCGCGTCGCTCGACCTCGACATCGTGCTCCAGCGAATCACGGACGGCGCGAAGGACCTCGCCGGCAGCGACACTGCGATGATCGCGCTGCGCGAGGGCGACGCGGAGGCCGTGACCGGCCGCTACCGCGTCGGCTCGCTCGACCCGTCCGAACGCATGCTCACCGTCGAGCCGGGCAAGGGGATCGGCGGCCAGGCGCTGCTGACCGGGCGCGCCGTGCGGACCGACGACTACGCGCAGGACGCGCGCTTCGGCAAGGAGTACGTCCGCGTCGTCCGCCGCGAGGGCGTCGTCGCCGCGATGGTGGTGCCGATCAAGCTCGAGGCGCGCGTGGTCGGCATCCTCTACGTCGCCAACCGCGCGCCCCGCCCCTTCACCGACTGTGACGAGGCGGTGCTGGTCCGCCTCGCCGAGGGCGCGGCGATCGCCATCCGCAACGCCCAGCTCTACGCGCGCGAGCGCGAGAGCGAGCGGCGCTACCGGAGCCTCTTCGAGAACGCGAACGACCCGATCGTGACGTTCGCGCTCGACGGCACGATCACCGGCGTGAACCCGGAGGCCGAGCGCGCCCTCGGCTACCCGCGCGACGAGCTGGTCGGGCACCACTACCGTGAGTTCCTCGTGCCCGCGTCCGTCGCGGCGATCGCGGATCGCGCGCGGCGCGCGCTGGCAGGCGAGAAGGTGCCGCCGACCTTCGAGGTCGTCGGCGTCCGCCGGGACGACGCCGAGATCACCGCCGAGGGGCGCATGAGCGTCATGCGCGACGCCGCGGGCGCGGTCACCGGCTGGCAGGTGATCTACCGCGACACGACCGAGCGCCAGCGCGCCGAGCGGGCGCTCCGGGCGAGCGAGGAGCGCTACCGCACGCTCGTCG
This genomic window from Candidatus Methylomirabilota bacterium contains:
- a CDS encoding PAS domain S-box protein, coding for MRKRPARRNAAPARPRVRAGAAPAGVDIGQLLTRSLDPDVIAQRVADALVTLFHARSAGVYGLDPRSGALVSVAIAPPRARDAGQPASFPSGAGAVGLALREGGPIVTRNLLTDARLVYPPDMRASLAASPNRALLAVPLLIGGRPIGALSIADVEGRTFDASEIALAGAFADQAAVALENAQIYQRAEERSRRLTSLAALTRLVTSATTSGEVFRGVAEAATVLLKARMTWVFVDDPARGVLRPDASFGVSPEEAALMAGFAPAYGQGVAGAVFASRRAEFIQDVQRDPRWLNRTLVENGGLHACAAIPLLTRERAAGVLIVLFGRRADITQEEQELASLLADQAAIAIQNARLYEEAERQRRETEFSAEIARAISASLDLDIVLQRITDGAKDLAGSDTAMIALREGDAEAVTGRYRVGSLDPSERMLTVEPGKGIGGQALLTGRAVRTDDYAQDARFGKEYVRVVRREGVVAAMVVPIKLEARVVGILYVANRAPRPFTDCDEAVLVRLAEGAAIAIRNAQLYARERESERRYRSLFENANDPIVTFALDGTITGVNPEAERALGYPRDELVGHHYREFLVPASVAAIADRARRALAGEKVPPTFEVVGVRRDDAEITAEGRMSVMRDAAGAVTGWQVIYRDTTERQRAERALRASEERYRTLVEGSIQGIHIHRDWVTLFANTAWARMMGYASPREVIGIDARCWIAPRELARIEGYAAARARGELAPARYEMQALRRDGTPLWAELQVSSIVWDGEPATQTAMLDITERKRAEQALRESSEFLRQVIASARSGIIVYDRELRYTVWNPLMEELTGLRAADVVGRYCLDLFPFLREQGIYALLERARAGETVSSPDFRYTVPSTGRTGWVSGRYGPLLDANGRIIGVISTVRDVTERRRAEEALRQSEEQLRQAQKMEAVGRLAGGIAHDFNNLLTVITGRSELLLRRLPPDDPVRRDLEQIKKTADRAATLTKQLLAFSRKQMLQPKVLDLNGIVAGVAQMLQRLIGEDIDLVTLLDPNLGAVLVDPAQIEQIILNLAVNARDAMPQGGRLSIETANIDLGAGFAAANPGASAGPYVLLQVSDTGSGMNPDVQAHIFEPFFTTKDVGKGTGLGLATVYGIVKQHDGCITVESAPGAGATFRVYLKRADE